A genome region from Crossiella equi includes the following:
- a CDS encoding golvesin C-terminal-like domain-containing protein: MRRPTSRTVAGAVVAAVLAALLAPVAAAAPKPASPPAEDRLWTTTGDQTGLHVLVAEAATGYAWRTAATLNRPGLDADQWIGNACATVSGRHLVVVYAPRTYTNKPELFDRGGYTAVVDLATGTTRHLPVRTSLAYFNPGCGHGESAVLTQGGDTDLGKTGLITLDAATGKLSPRVEVPGQLTSAVPTADGIVGADRDAVVRVAGDGVRTVLAASTGTPFGLTTDRAGGLVFLDRAQDQVRVRRAAGVRGKPAVSTLAQGRLGELGLAASANRTVAITGTATETRALPPSVVKLDVPVRAQPSTTGAAVVQEVAPPAGDGPVRVEGRSLATGKALTATLTPEAPAPAGGLSVRERPDDAGRYCAVPRNDPKTQVYQPKPKQVEWAADMAVKGHLMVQRPANWKGNGLPAYAPQDMFKPIMLKNHPDGRVPAQILLGILGQESNLWQATRLAYPGETGNPLIGNYYGTDIYNGTPADDWDIRWDKADCGYGVSQMTDGMRLAGHEKPGETSLPWEQQKAIATDYAANLAAGLRVLQKKWNELQEENVLLNNGDPAKLENWFLATWAYNSGYHKKGEAGSAGAYGLGWLNNPANPKYDPNRKDFGKNPKDFATPQKWPYPEKVLGFASYPPSGWEAPGTEVPFFRAGQWLVNEFRDTARPHPGTFCSNTANECWYGRNEFVPDYPGEPGTGKGDVRGEPAGPCAHTNGGKFDLKCWWHTSVTWKPNCARECGFEFIRYDWPQYAAEPEDGASFPPGCGDYGLPANALVIDDVGADVPKVSKPGCASRGGAGTFDLAFGSDSARIDLHQLGGGYGAHFWFSHTNKADPLGNRLKITGTWTLNRAVNGWARVYVHVPDHAAHTRQARYDIDLGNGGSRFRVLPQRVKANKWVSLGAFPFAGTPKVRLANQTADGKGVEDIAWDAVAVVPLPRKPDHVIAALGDSYASGEGASGPDGVDYYPETDVDGKDTNGWRAACHRSTKSWSRVMTLADSGVGVGPRADAHDERVEYRSVACSGARTKNLLPTKAGVTDAWGNPAETAYGELSQLDSGWVNEDTTLVTLSVGGNDARFIDVFQFCAYKSLLRCTDPRSVMGNDPEALVTYEPKVLANQVRTSVETVLAQVVDKAPLANIVLVGYPELLSNNASCLKGLDQEEVTWLNSMGTFLNGQLKKAADNTAAKGVRIRFADPAADFAGQAVCGDPALIHSVVLDLTPGDNPALEAWPGFGVLSAQSFHPTIDGAARYARAVTRSLRDLGI, from the coding sequence ATGAGAAGACCGACGTCGCGGACGGTCGCCGGGGCGGTGGTGGCCGCGGTGCTGGCGGCCCTGCTGGCACCGGTGGCCGCCGCCGCGCCCAAGCCCGCGAGCCCACCCGCCGAGGACCGGCTGTGGACCACCACCGGCGACCAGACCGGGCTGCACGTGCTGGTCGCCGAGGCCGCCACCGGCTACGCCTGGCGCACCGCCGCCACCCTGAACCGGCCGGGCCTGGACGCCGACCAGTGGATCGGCAACGCCTGCGCGACGGTCTCCGGCCGCCACCTCGTCGTGGTGTACGCGCCGAGGACCTACACCAACAAGCCGGAGCTGTTCGACCGGGGCGGCTACACCGCGGTGGTCGACCTGGCCACCGGTACCACCCGGCACCTGCCCGTGCGCACCTCGCTCGCCTACTTCAACCCCGGCTGCGGGCACGGTGAGTCCGCCGTGCTGACCCAGGGCGGCGACACCGACCTCGGCAAGACCGGGCTGATCACCCTGGACGCGGCGACCGGGAAGCTGAGCCCCCGGGTCGAGGTGCCCGGCCAGCTGACCTCGGCGGTACCGACGGCCGACGGCATCGTCGGCGCCGACCGGGACGCGGTGGTCCGCGTCGCGGGCGACGGCGTGCGCACGGTGCTCGCGGCCAGCACCGGCACCCCGTTCGGGCTGACCACCGACCGGGCGGGCGGCCTGGTGTTCCTGGACCGCGCGCAGGACCAGGTGCGGGTGCGCCGCGCGGCGGGCGTGCGCGGCAAGCCCGCGGTCAGCACGCTGGCCCAGGGCAGGCTCGGTGAGCTCGGCCTGGCCGCCAGTGCCAACCGGACCGTGGCCATCACCGGCACCGCGACCGAGACCCGGGCGCTGCCCCCGTCGGTGGTGAAGCTGGACGTCCCGGTGCGCGCCCAGCCGTCGACCACCGGCGCGGCCGTCGTGCAGGAGGTGGCCCCGCCCGCCGGGGACGGCCCGGTGCGGGTGGAGGGCAGGAGCCTGGCCACCGGCAAGGCGCTGACCGCCACGCTCACTCCCGAAGCCCCGGCCCCGGCAGGCGGGCTGTCGGTGCGGGAGCGCCCGGACGACGCGGGCCGGTACTGCGCGGTCCCGCGCAACGACCCGAAGACCCAGGTCTACCAGCCCAAGCCCAAGCAGGTGGAGTGGGCGGCCGACATGGCGGTGAAGGGCCACCTGATGGTGCAGCGCCCGGCCAACTGGAAGGGCAACGGCCTCCCGGCCTACGCCCCGCAGGACATGTTCAAGCCGATCATGTTGAAGAACCACCCCGACGGCCGGGTGCCCGCGCAGATCCTGCTGGGCATCCTCGGCCAGGAGTCCAACCTGTGGCAGGCCACGCGCCTGGCCTACCCCGGGGAGACCGGCAACCCGCTGATCGGCAACTACTACGGCACCGACATCTACAACGGCACCCCGGCCGACGACTGGGACATCCGCTGGGACAAGGCCGACTGCGGCTACGGCGTCTCCCAGATGACCGACGGCATGCGCCTGGCCGGGCACGAGAAGCCCGGGGAGACCTCGCTGCCGTGGGAGCAGCAGAAGGCGATCGCCACCGACTACGCCGCCAACCTCGCCGCGGGCCTGCGCGTGCTGCAGAAGAAGTGGAACGAGCTCCAGGAGGAGAACGTCCTGCTCAACAACGGCGACCCGGCCAAGCTGGAGAACTGGTTCCTGGCCACCTGGGCCTACAACTCCGGCTACCACAAGAAGGGCGAGGCGGGCTCGGCGGGCGCGTACGGGCTGGGCTGGCTGAACAACCCGGCCAACCCGAAGTACGACCCGAACCGCAAGGACTTCGGCAAGAACCCCAAGGACTTCGCCACCCCGCAGAAGTGGCCGTACCCGGAGAAGGTGCTCGGCTTCGCCTCCTACCCGCCCTCCGGCTGGGAGGCACCGGGGACCGAGGTGCCGTTCTTCCGCGCCGGGCAGTGGCTGGTCAACGAGTTCCGTGACACCGCCCGCCCGCACCCGGGCACCTTCTGCAGCAACACCGCGAACGAGTGCTGGTACGGCCGCAACGAGTTCGTCCCGGACTACCCCGGCGAGCCCGGCACCGGCAAGGGCGATGTGCGCGGTGAGCCCGCCGGGCCGTGCGCGCACACCAACGGCGGCAAGTTCGACCTCAAGTGCTGGTGGCACACCTCGGTCACCTGGAAGCCCAACTGCGCCCGCGAGTGCGGGTTCGAGTTCATCCGCTACGACTGGCCGCAGTACGCCGCCGAGCCCGAGGACGGCGCCAGCTTCCCGCCTGGCTGCGGTGACTACGGCCTGCCCGCCAACGCGCTGGTCATCGACGACGTGGGCGCGGACGTACCGAAGGTCAGCAAACCCGGCTGCGCCTCCCGGGGCGGGGCGGGCACCTTCGACCTGGCCTTCGGCTCGGACTCCGCGCGCATCGACCTGCACCAGCTCGGCGGGGGCTACGGCGCGCACTTCTGGTTCTCCCACACCAACAAGGCCGACCCGCTGGGCAACCGGCTCAAGATCACCGGCACCTGGACGCTCAACCGGGCGGTCAACGGCTGGGCCCGCGTGTACGTGCACGTGCCCGACCACGCCGCGCACACCAGGCAGGCCCGCTACGACATCGACCTGGGCAACGGGGGCAGCCGGTTCCGCGTGCTGCCGCAGCGGGTCAAGGCGAACAAGTGGGTCTCGCTGGGCGCGTTCCCGTTCGCGGGCACACCGAAGGTGCGGCTGGCCAACCAGACCGCGGACGGCAAGGGGGTGGAGGACATCGCCTGGGACGCGGTGGCCGTGGTGCCGCTGCCGCGCAAGCCCGACCACGTCATCGCCGCGCTGGGCGACTCCTACGCCTCCGGTGAGGGCGCCTCGGGTCCCGACGGCGTGGACTACTACCCGGAGACCGACGTCGACGGCAAGGACACCAACGGCTGGCGGGCCGCCTGCCACCGCTCGACCAAGTCCTGGTCGCGGGTGATGACACTGGCCGACTCCGGCGTGGGGGTGGGCCCCCGGGCGGACGCGCACGACGAGCGCGTGGAGTACCGCTCGGTGGCCTGCTCGGGCGCGCGCACGAAGAACCTGCTGCCCACCAAGGCCGGGGTGACCGACGCCTGGGGCAACCCGGCGGAGACGGCCTACGGCGAGCTGTCGCAGCTGGACAGCGGGTGGGTCAACGAGGACACCACGCTGGTGACGCTGTCGGTGGGCGGCAACGACGCCCGGTTCATCGACGTCTTCCAGTTCTGCGCCTACAAGTCGCTGCTGCGCTGCACCGACCCCCGCTCGGTCATGGGCAACGACCCGGAGGCGCTGGTGACCTACGAGCCGAAGGTGCTCGCCAACCAGGTGCGCACCTCGGTGGAGACGGTGCTCGCGCAGGTCGTGGACAAGGCACCGCTGGCGAACATCGTGCTCGTCGGCTACCCGGAGCTGTTGTCCAACAACGCCTCCTGCCTCAAGGGCCTGGACCAGGAGGAGGTCACCTGGCTCAACTCGATGGGCACCTTCCTCAACGGCCAGCTGAAGAAGGCCGCGGACAACACCGCCGCCAAGGGCGTGCGCATCCGGTTCGCCGACCCGGCCGCGGACTTCGCGGGCCAGGCGGTCTGCGGTGACCCGGCCCTGATCCACAGCGTCGTCCTGGACCTGACCCCGGGCGACAACCCCGCGCTGGAGGCGTGGCCGGGCTTCGGGGTCCTGTCCGCCCAGAGCTTCCACCCCACGATCGACGGCGCCGCGCGGTACGCGCGAGCCGTCACGCGCAGCCTGCGCGACCTCGGCATCTGA